One genomic region from Metallosphaera tengchongensis encodes:
- a CDS encoding alcohol dehydrogenase catalytic domain-containing protein — protein sequence MKAKAAVLRAFGEPLEVTEVDVGEGSPVRVKASGMCGRDLVIWKGGFRNLNPPLILGHEIYGELYGKPVGVYGMETCGDCKYCKSGKENLCERARFFGEGRPGGYSEIVAVDERSIFPLPDGSYEKYAAAVCPLATAIHASKVAHIRKGSRVLVTGAGGGVGIHTIQYLKEIGAEVISVTSPPKREIVSKFSDRVVTLENFSREVGKVEYVLELVGAETINESLRTLEPEGTLVLVGNLSGKPISLIRPAMNIMRELKVIGSASYTRDEIRQAVDMIHKGRIEPVYTKFRLEEVNQALELLKSGKVVGRAVLSL from the coding sequence TTGAAGGCTAAAGCGGCTGTCTTGAGGGCCTTCGGTGAGCCTTTGGAGGTCACCGAAGTGGACGTGGGCGAGGGAAGTCCAGTGAGGGTCAAGGCTTCTGGGATGTGTGGGAGAGATCTGGTAATATGGAAGGGCGGTTTCAGAAACCTGAATCCACCTTTAATACTAGGTCATGAAATTTACGGGGAGCTCTATGGAAAACCTGTAGGCGTGTACGGCATGGAGACCTGCGGAGATTGCAAATATTGTAAGTCTGGTAAAGAGAACCTCTGTGAGCGTGCCAGGTTTTTTGGTGAGGGAAGACCTGGAGGTTACTCTGAGATCGTGGCTGTGGATGAAAGGAGCATTTTCCCGTTACCTGACGGGAGTTACGAAAAATATGCTGCAGCAGTTTGTCCACTGGCCACCGCTATCCACGCGAGTAAGGTTGCCCACATCAGAAAAGGAAGCCGGGTTCTGGTCACGGGTGCAGGAGGAGGAGTGGGCATTCATACCATCCAATACTTGAAAGAAATAGGGGCTGAGGTCATCTCCGTAACCTCCCCACCTAAGAGAGAGATAGTCTCCAAATTTTCAGATAGGGTAGTAACACTTGAGAACTTTTCCCGGGAAGTAGGTAAAGTGGAATACGTCCTGGAGCTAGTGGGGGCTGAAACGATAAACGAGAGCCTTAGGACTCTAGAGCCTGAAGGTACTCTGGTGCTAGTTGGAAACCTTTCCGGGAAACCCATCTCCCTGATCAGACCAGCCATGAATATAATGAGGGAGTTGAAGGTCATAGGGTCAGCATCCTATACCAGGGATGAGATCAGACAAGCCGTTGATATGATACACAAGGGACGTATAGAACCAGTGTACACTAAGTTTAGGCTAGAGGAAGTTAATCAGGCCCTGGAACTCCTTAAATCTGGTAAGGTTGTGGGAAGAGCAGTTTTATCATTATAA
- a CDS encoding acyl-CoA dehydrogenase family protein has product MFPFENLQDFEIKISEDHELFRRTVKEFAEKELLPNVMKIERSNEIPEEIYQKAKEMGLMGIGIPEIYGGQGGDMMMTTIANEELSRVSPAFMVRIGANQLFTIPVLIFGTEEQKRKYVPPVAKGDVFAAHANTEPGAGSDVAGIRTTARKENGKWVINGRKYFITGSDRASFLVVSARTSPPPSKAERWKGITFFIVERDWPGVKVGSKINVMGLRGEQPNEVILDNVAVPEENVLGKVDEGFKVAVTTYDRGRVGVAAQAVGIAQGAFERAFNYSLQRQAFERPLISFEGIAFKLADMLARLQSARLLTYWAATMAEKNSNYAVMAASLAKMIATEVAEEVSSTAIKIHGGAGVEVQTGVERYLRDAMITTIYEGANDIQRLMVIRDLVRKVVGKNLELA; this is encoded by the coding sequence TTGTTTCCATTCGAAAATTTACAAGATTTTGAAATAAAAATATCTGAAGACCATGAACTTTTCAGGAGAACAGTGAAAGAGTTTGCTGAGAAGGAGTTACTCCCCAACGTTATGAAGATCGAGAGGTCGAACGAAATCCCTGAGGAGATATACCAAAAAGCAAAGGAGATGGGTCTCATGGGTATAGGCATACCAGAGATATATGGAGGACAAGGAGGTGATATGATGATGACCACAATAGCCAACGAAGAGCTCTCCAGAGTCTCTCCAGCGTTTATGGTAAGGATAGGCGCAAACCAGCTTTTCACAATTCCAGTTCTCATTTTTGGCACGGAGGAGCAGAAGAGGAAGTACGTTCCTCCCGTGGCAAAGGGAGATGTTTTCGCAGCTCACGCTAACACGGAGCCTGGTGCAGGGAGCGACGTTGCCGGGATAAGGACCACTGCACGTAAGGAGAATGGAAAGTGGGTAATAAACGGAAGAAAGTACTTTATCACGGGCTCGGACAGGGCATCCTTCCTAGTGGTTTCTGCAAGGACAAGCCCTCCACCTAGTAAAGCTGAGAGGTGGAAGGGAATAACTTTCTTCATTGTGGAGAGGGACTGGCCAGGAGTCAAAGTAGGCTCTAAGATAAACGTAATGGGGTTAAGGGGCGAGCAACCCAACGAGGTTATATTGGACAACGTAGCGGTTCCTGAGGAAAACGTCTTGGGGAAAGTCGACGAAGGTTTCAAGGTAGCAGTAACGACCTACGACAGGGGAAGGGTAGGAGTGGCAGCCCAGGCTGTGGGTATAGCTCAGGGAGCCTTTGAAAGGGCGTTCAACTACTCTCTGCAAAGACAAGCCTTTGAGAGACCTCTTATCTCGTTCGAGGGAATAGCCTTCAAGTTGGCGGACATGTTGGCTCGCCTGCAGTCGGCTAGGTTACTAACTTATTGGGCAGCGACCATGGCGGAAAAGAATAGCAATTACGCTGTGATGGCGGCGTCCCTCGCCAAAATGATCGCTACTGAGGTTGCAGAGGAAGTTTCGTCAACCGCAATAAAGATCCACGGCGGGGCGGGAGTGGAGGTTCAAACTGGAGTTGAGAGGTATCTAAGAGATGCAATGATCACGACCATTTATGAGGGAGCTAATGACATACAGAGACTCATGGTGATACGGGATCTAGTCAGGAAAGTTGTAGGGAAGAACCTGGAGCTCGCATAA
- a CDS encoding 3-hydroxyacyl-CoA dehydrogenase/enoyl-CoA hydratase family protein, which produces MKVTVIGSGVMGHGIAELAAIAGNEVWINDVSKEILEQALSRVRWSLSKLKESGGVKEDVEKIMSRITAEVNQDEALRGSDFVIEAVKEDLELKRGIFKKAEVLAPNAVLATNTSSLPIEEIASPLNSKERAIGMHFFNPPVIMPLVEVVRSKDTSDQTVNRTVEMARSMGKETIVVRDVPGFFVNRVLLRIMEAGCFLVESGRATVEEVDSSAMEELGFPMGVFLLADYTGLDIGYSVWKAVTSRGFEAFPCKSTEKLVLAGNLGVKSGSGYYKYPSPGKFSRPALPQSTKKLGRYLLSPAVNEVTSLIEGGVVSKEDAERGCILGLGLPKGILSYADEIGIDQVVNTLEEIAKETGMSHFRPSHVLTDMVREGKLGVKTGEGFYKYKREERSFSTIIVRVDPPIGWIVLNRPTRYNAINEAMMREINSALDELETDDRVRVIVFTGQGKFFSAGADVTEFQGLTPIKAMIASRKFHEVFLKVQFLTKPVIAAINGMALGGGLELALSADLRVASRGVEIGQPEINLGLIPGGGGTQRLPRLAGKRGLEIVLTGRRVKSEEAKEIGIVDEVVDPEKMEEEVRKLALAIAEKSPIAVALAKLAYNMGMESSIWTGAAYEASLFGLMFSTKDFREGLKAFMERRRPEFRGE; this is translated from the coding sequence TTGAAAGTAACCGTGATAGGATCGGGGGTAATGGGACACGGAATTGCCGAGCTCGCTGCCATAGCAGGGAACGAGGTTTGGATAAACGACGTATCAAAGGAAATCCTTGAGCAAGCACTCTCAAGAGTAAGGTGGAGCCTTTCCAAGCTTAAGGAGTCTGGGGGAGTTAAGGAGGACGTGGAAAAGATAATGTCCAGGATAACTGCGGAGGTGAACCAGGACGAAGCCCTGAGGGGATCGGATTTCGTAATTGAGGCCGTTAAGGAGGATCTTGAACTTAAGAGAGGCATCTTCAAGAAAGCTGAGGTATTAGCTCCCAACGCGGTGTTAGCTACTAACACAAGCTCCTTGCCCATAGAGGAGATAGCCTCGCCCTTAAACTCCAAGGAAAGAGCCATTGGTATGCACTTCTTCAACCCTCCAGTCATCATGCCGTTAGTGGAGGTCGTGAGGAGTAAGGACACATCAGACCAGACCGTGAACAGAACCGTGGAAATGGCAAGATCCATGGGAAAGGAGACCATAGTCGTTAGGGACGTTCCAGGCTTCTTCGTGAACAGAGTTCTACTAAGGATTATGGAAGCTGGATGTTTCCTGGTCGAGAGCGGAAGGGCTACGGTGGAGGAAGTAGACTCGTCCGCAATGGAGGAGTTAGGTTTCCCTATGGGCGTGTTCCTTCTCGCGGACTACACAGGTCTTGACATTGGGTATAGCGTATGGAAAGCAGTTACCTCAAGAGGTTTTGAGGCGTTTCCCTGCAAGTCTACGGAAAAGTTGGTCCTTGCAGGTAACCTGGGAGTTAAGAGCGGAAGTGGATACTACAAGTATCCCTCCCCTGGAAAATTCTCTAGGCCAGCTTTGCCTCAGTCCACGAAGAAGCTAGGAAGGTACCTCTTATCTCCAGCTGTAAACGAGGTAACTTCCCTAATTGAAGGAGGAGTTGTGAGTAAAGAGGACGCAGAGAGGGGTTGCATTCTTGGCCTGGGCCTACCCAAGGGGATTCTATCTTACGCTGACGAGATCGGAATAGATCAGGTCGTAAACACTCTTGAGGAAATAGCTAAGGAGACTGGAATGTCCCATTTCAGGCCCAGTCACGTTCTGACAGATATGGTTAGAGAAGGGAAGCTCGGCGTGAAGACTGGAGAAGGCTTCTACAAGTATAAGAGGGAGGAGAGGAGCTTTTCAACTATCATTGTAAGGGTAGATCCACCCATAGGCTGGATTGTCTTGAACAGGCCAACTAGGTATAACGCGATTAACGAGGCTATGATGAGGGAGATAAACTCCGCCTTGGATGAGCTGGAGACAGATGACAGGGTGAGGGTAATAGTATTCACTGGTCAAGGAAAGTTCTTCAGCGCTGGGGCAGATGTTACCGAGTTTCAGGGTCTTACGCCCATAAAGGCCATGATAGCCTCCAGGAAGTTCCACGAGGTCTTCCTCAAGGTGCAGTTCCTCACTAAGCCAGTCATTGCCGCAATTAACGGCATGGCCTTGGGAGGAGGATTGGAGTTAGCCTTGTCAGCCGATCTGAGAGTAGCCTCGAGGGGAGTTGAAATAGGTCAACCGGAGATAAATTTAGGTCTGATTCCAGGGGGTGGTGGTACCCAAAGGCTCCCCAGGCTCGCTGGAAAGAGGGGGTTGGAAATAGTCCTTACAGGGAGAAGGGTGAAAAGCGAGGAAGCTAAGGAGATTGGAATAGTAGACGAGGTAGTAGATCCTGAGAAGATGGAGGAGGAGGTGAGGAAGTTAGCTCTAGCCATAGCCGAGAAGTCCCCAATAGCTGTCGCTTTGGCCAAATTGGCCTATAACATGGGGATGGAGTCCTCGATCTGGACTGGGGCTGCATATGAGGCTAGTCTATTCGGTCTTATGTTCTCGACTAAGGATTTCAGAGAAGGACTTAAGGCCTTTATGGAGAGAAGGAGACCAGAGTTTAGGGGAGAGTAA